One Alphaproteobacteria bacterium genomic window carries:
- the cyaY gene encoding iron donor protein CyaY, protein MPQMDRSNFLLMSEAMLESLAEQIEESLDEDVTVDYQDSMLTITHETEGAFVIHPHMPTHQIWMASPISGSTHFAFVPQSGRWRSIRPPHVYLRDQLAEELSRITNKLFIFEAI, encoded by the coding sequence ATGCCACAAATGGATAGATCAAACTTTTTACTCATGAGTGAGGCAATGCTTGAAAGTCTTGCTGAGCAAATCGAGGAGTCTCTTGATGAAGATGTCACCGTTGACTATCAGGATAGTATGCTCACTATTACCCATGAAACAGAGGGGGCATTTGTGATCCACCCTCACATGCCAACACATCAGATTTGGATGGCATCACCCATATCAGGATCAACACATTTTGCTTTTGTTCCCCAATCAGGACGTTGGCGATCAATTCGGCCACCACATGTTTATTTGCGAGACCAGTTGGCAGAAGAGCTTTCACGCATCACGAATAAACTTTTTATCTTTGAGGCAATCTAG
- a CDS encoding dCTP deaminase produces MIEPFTEKQTANNVISYGLSSYGYDARVAPEFKIFTNVDNAIIDPKNFQSNSFVDRVTDEVVIPPNSFILGRTVEYFRIPRDVMVICLGKSTYARCGIIVNVTPLEPEWEGHVTLEFSNTTPLPAKIYANEGACQFIFMRGESACETSYKDRQGKYMKQQGVTLPKIMAA; encoded by the coding sequence ATGATTGAACCTTTCACCGAAAAGCAAACGGCAAATAATGTTATATCCTATGGATTATCTTCCTATGGCTACGATGCGCGTGTTGCACCAGAATTTAAAATTTTTACCAACGTTGATAACGCCATTATTGATCCGAAAAACTTTCAAAGTAACAGCTTCGTTGATCGTGTAACAGACGAGGTCGTGATCCCACCTAACAGCTTTATCCTTGGTCGCACGGTGGAATATTTCCGCATTCCTCGGGATGTCATGGTAATTTGTTTGGGAAAATCAACCTACGCCCGATGTGGAATTATTGTCAACGTTACACCGCTTGAGCCCGAATGGGAGGGTCATGTCACCCTTGAGTTCTCAAACACAACACCGCTTCCTGCCAAAATTTATGCCAACGAAGGTGCCTGTCAGTTTATTTTTATGCGCGGAGAATCTGCGTGCGAAACATCGTATAAGGATCGTCAAGGCAAATATATGAAACAGCAAGGTGTCACTCTTCCAAAAATAATGGCCGCATAA
- a CDS encoding glycoside hydrolase family 3 protein translates to MPTLAQKIGRLIIVGFDGLSPDDSGVRDVSHLITLGLVGGVIAFRHNIASRSQITALNTYFQALTSKNNTPLLIAIDQEGGHVIRTNAINGYDTIPSAKEFSYLPPEKQHESSQKLASELADLGFNFNFAPCLDLDLGCPVISGYERSYGKSVSDVIACAQNVCMAHRHAGVIPCLKHYPGHGSAQGDTHEGIVDVTNTYQVCEGDVFHQMVRAGFHDAIMTGHLYNNAWDPDMPATLSWRVLDNLRKEGFKGIIVSDDMHMGAIIRKFQKTRMGDETDYRGYDSVSAAIAALRAGCDMLIFSCNPSAAKGIKNFSKDYAFVHQITTGVCVAIEKSSLLKSAIEEKYLRIQKISSQYEIQ, encoded by the coding sequence ATGCCTACATTAGCGCAAAAAATTGGTCGACTTATTATTGTAGGCTTTGATGGTCTATCGCCGGATGACAGTGGCGTGCGAGATGTTTCTCATTTAATTACTCTGGGTCTTGTGGGAGGAGTAATTGCGTTTCGTCATAATATTGCATCTAGATCTCAAATCACAGCGCTGAACACCTATTTTCAGGCATTAACATCAAAAAACAATACTCCCTTGTTAATAGCGATTGATCAAGAGGGAGGCCATGTTATACGCACAAATGCTATCAATGGTTACGACACCATTCCCAGTGCGAAAGAATTTTCCTACCTGCCACCTGAGAAACAACATGAAAGCAGTCAAAAATTAGCCTCAGAACTAGCTGATCTTGGCTTTAACTTCAATTTTGCTCCGTGTCTGGATTTAGATTTAGGGTGTCCTGTTATTTCTGGTTATGAACGCAGTTATGGTAAATCTGTAAGCGATGTTATTGCGTGCGCACAAAATGTTTGCATGGCTCATCGCCATGCCGGTGTTATTCCCTGTCTAAAGCACTATCCCGGCCATGGCTCAGCACAGGGGGACACACATGAAGGTATAGTAGACGTCACAAACACTTATCAGGTGTGTGAAGGTGATGTTTTTCACCAGATGGTGCGAGCAGGATTTCATGATGCCATTATGACAGGACATCTCTACAATAACGCCTGGGATCCTGATATGCCCGCCACGCTTTCCTGGCGCGTGCTGGATAATCTACGCAAGGAGGGTTTCAAGGGAATTATTGTCAGTGATGATATGCATATGGGAGCGATCATTCGTAAGTTTCAGAAAACAAGAATGGGCGATGAAACAGATTATCGTGGGTATGATTCAGTTTCTGCCGCTATTGCTGCATTGCGTGCAGGGTGTGACATGCTTATTTTTTCCTGCAATCCATCAGCAGCAAAGGGTATCAAAAACTTTAGCAAAGATTATGCTTTCGTCCATCAAATCACTACGGGAGTATGCGTAGCTATAGAAAAAAGTTCTTTACTAAAGTCTGCCATTGAAGAGAAATACTTGCGCATTCAGAAAATTTCTTCTCAGTATGAAATACAGTAA
- a CDS encoding thioredoxin domain-containing protein produces MSHVSVFLFCLSGFFFLPFDIYATTPGKSSVEVNPSLEKDMLVNTSSLHNENGIKDAQHGEGASHVVPCIKGPEYRYGKKDAPIQITLYSSLTCGHCANFHMNTLPAIKKKYIRPGNISIVLRFFPMDSPSLRATMFVRSLTTQSERRKAIDALYAQQEEWVFAAPEELALKIAMVTGHDILRVRKALGNKNEETKILLRLQDFEKRGLDATPIFTIGAKVYDWELSWAEFQEKVDPLVLQIPKTALL; encoded by the coding sequence GTGTCTCACGTTTCAGTATTTTTATTTTGCTTATCGGGATTTTTTTTTCTTCCCTTTGATATCTATGCCACCACACCCGGTAAATCTTCTGTAGAAGTAAATCCTTCGCTTGAAAAAGATATGTTGGTGAATACATCCAGTCTACACAATGAGAACGGCATCAAGGACGCACAGCATGGCGAGGGAGCATCACATGTGGTCCCGTGCATTAAGGGACCGGAGTATCGGTATGGCAAAAAAGATGCTCCGATACAAATTACCCTTTATTCGTCATTGACATGTGGTCACTGTGCAAATTTTCATATGAATACCTTGCCAGCGATCAAAAAGAAGTATATTCGCCCAGGTAACATTAGCATTGTTTTGCGCTTTTTTCCTATGGACTCTCCCTCTTTGCGTGCCACAATGTTTGTGCGCAGTCTAACAACGCAGTCGGAGCGCCGCAAGGCTATCGATGCTCTTTATGCTCAACAGGAAGAGTGGGTATTTGCAGCACCAGAAGAACTTGCTTTAAAAATTGCCATGGTTACAGGGCATGATATTCTGCGTGTACGCAAGGCGTTAGGTAATAAAAATGAAGAGACAAAGATACTGTTGCGTCTTCAAGACTTTGAAAAAAGGGGCTTAGATGCAACACCAATATTTACTATTGGTGCAAAAGTTTATGATTGGGAGCTGTCTTGGGCAGAGTTTCAAGAGAAAGTTGATCCCCTTGTGCTTCAAATTCCTAAAACCGCCTTACTGTAA
- a CDS encoding ABC transporter substrate-binding protein produces the protein MIKKICINTSLIVSFMLVAITPSQAKSRAEYESDAKAFVQKVINKIYDAVQSDVPQDHKEEKFRKALKEDFNLPAIAKFTLGAHQKNFYFPDNEKSNKNNPHFDEFYTRFERLIVEMYASQFGAYKDAQKPEIKSAKFINGGFQVSSVAINPKNNNAKVEVIWTAYPKKGGGFEVTDIIIAKISLALSQRRQFNSDFRSCKQKAQRNAKKTTGTNINHEATACFLKTVAQAADDYDKGTRTTVEITK, from the coding sequence ATGATAAAAAAGATTTGTATAAATACTTCCCTCATTGTGAGTTTCATGCTTGTTGCTATAACGCCCTCTCAGGCGAAATCACGCGCAGAGTATGAGTCTGATGCTAAGGCATTTGTTCAAAAAGTAATCAATAAAATCTATGACGCCGTTCAAAGTGATGTACCCCAAGATCACAAAGAAGAAAAATTTCGCAAAGCCCTTAAGGAAGATTTCAATCTTCCTGCTATTGCTAAGTTTACCCTTGGAGCCCATCAAAAAAATTTCTATTTTCCTGATAATGAAAAATCAAACAAAAACAACCCTCATTTTGATGAATTTTACACGCGCTTTGAACGACTCATTGTTGAAATGTATGCATCACAGTTTGGGGCCTACAAAGATGCACAAAAGCCTGAAATAAAAAGTGCAAAGTTTATTAATGGGGGTTTCCAAGTAAGTTCTGTCGCTATTAATCCTAAAAATAATAATGCCAAGGTTGAAGTGATATGGACAGCATATCCCAAGAAAGGTGGTGGTTTTGAAGTTACAGATATCATCATAGCAAAAATAAGCTTAGCTCTTTCTCAACGTCGCCAGTTCAACAGCGACTTCCGTTCGTGCAAACAAAAAGCACAACGTAATGCTAAAAAAACAACCGGCACAAATATCAACCACGAAGCAACAGCATGTTTCTTGAAAACAGTAGCACAAGCCGCTGACGATTATGATAAAGGCACACGCACCACTGTTGAGATTACCAAATAA
- the lpxC gene encoding UDP-3-O-[3-hydroxymyristoyl] N-acetylglucosamine deacetylase, whose product MCFVLFPEHRSTQHTLRKAFTCKGVGVHSGDLVTMQVIPAAPNTGLIIQRTDIETHNVVIPRWNTVVDTMLCTRVANNHAVSVGTIEHIVSALYACNIDNAVIHLDAAEVPVMDGSSGIFVENIIAADRIDQGIPRTYLKIHKEVCVEHKGARASLGPHETFILDFHFDFRGRADFPAFQRRFEVGKDSFDKQLATARTFGILEEVNKLWEAGLARGGSLDNAVVVSGDKVLNSEGLRFEDEFVRHKLLDALGDLYLAGYPIIGHFKGHNSGHGLNNQLLHAIFADPSSYTLVTLA is encoded by the coding sequence ATTTGTTTTGTGCTTTTTCCTGAGCATCGCTCCACGCAACACACGCTAAGAAAAGCCTTTACTTGCAAAGGAGTTGGTGTTCATTCCGGTGATCTGGTTACGATGCAGGTCATTCCAGCCGCTCCGAACACAGGGCTGATTATTCAGCGCACTGACATTGAGACCCACAATGTGGTTATTCCCCGTTGGAATACGGTCGTTGATACAATGCTATGTACGCGCGTTGCCAATAACCACGCTGTTTCCGTTGGGACTATTGAACATATTGTTTCGGCCTTGTATGCCTGTAATATCGATAACGCGGTGATTCACCTTGATGCTGCCGAAGTTCCCGTAATGGACGGGAGTTCAGGCATTTTTGTGGAAAACATTATTGCGGCGGACCGCATTGATCAAGGTATACCCCGTACATATCTGAAAATACACAAAGAAGTGTGCGTAGAACACAAAGGAGCAAGGGCATCACTGGGGCCCCATGAAACATTTATATTAGATTTTCACTTTGATTTTCGTGGACGTGCGGATTTCCCTGCGTTTCAAAGACGCTTTGAAGTCGGCAAGGATTCTTTTGACAAACAGCTCGCTACAGCCCGTACTTTTGGCATTCTTGAAGAAGTCAATAAATTGTGGGAGGCTGGCCTTGCCCGTGGGGGATCATTAGACAATGCCGTTGTTGTGAGTGGTGATAAAGTTTTAAACAGTGAAGGATTGCGCTTTGAGGATGAATTCGTTCGTCATAAACTATTGGACGCATTAGGGGATTTATATCTAGCTGGCTACCCTATCATTGGGCACTTCAAGGGGCATAATTCCGGTCATGGCCTCAATAATCAATTACTACACGCTATTTTTGCTGATCCATCATCGTACACACTTGTGACGCTTGCATAA
- a CDS encoding glycosyltransferase, translating into MQVACVLGAKKYGGAENFAIRLIKALADRGVSVLACLSRRSSYCSDLKGYPGVTLKTYAFGAWWDFCTSRRLRVDLQAFNPAYVLSFMSRAAWHVPVIQGIPHIGRLGGYYDLAYFKTCDGFIGITPDLCDYIARHTNRPVQWISNFATDYADIAKNRVIPRRPKNLLALGRYHENKAFDTLIKAVAKVPDLALTLVGDGPEREKLESLAQTHGCQHRVTFTGWMKDITQPLKQADLFIVPSRHEPLGSVTMEAWSAKLPVIAADTMGPASVITPNKDGIFFPIDDIAALTDILNGCVRGDYDLQMLAEEGRKTFERNHSADVIVKQYIDLIRAPLGRKV; encoded by the coding sequence ATGCAAGTTGCGTGCGTTTTAGGAGCTAAAAAATATGGTGGGGCAGAAAATTTTGCTATTCGCCTAATCAAAGCACTTGCTGATCGTGGGGTTTCGGTTTTGGCGTGTTTATCACGGCGATCTTCCTATTGCAGTGATTTGAAGGGTTACCCCGGTGTTACGTTGAAAACATACGCTTTTGGCGCGTGGTGGGATTTTTGTACATCACGGCGTTTACGTGTGGATCTTCAGGCTTTTAATCCTGCGTATGTCCTTAGTTTTATGAGCCGTGCAGCGTGGCATGTTCCTGTGATCCAAGGCATCCCTCATATTGGGCGTTTGGGCGGGTATTACGATCTCGCTTATTTTAAAACCTGTGATGGATTTATTGGAATTACGCCGGACCTGTGTGATTATATTGCCCGACACACCAATCGTCCTGTGCAGTGGATTTCAAACTTTGCCACAGATTATGCTGACATTGCTAAAAATCGTGTTATTCCGCGGCGGCCAAAAAATCTTTTGGCGTTGGGGCGCTACCATGAAAATAAGGCTTTTGACACCCTGATTAAAGCGGTTGCAAAAGTTCCTGATCTTGCCCTGACCTTGGTTGGTGATGGACCAGAACGAGAAAAATTGGAATCGTTAGCACAGACACACGGCTGTCAGCACCGTGTGACTTTTACTGGATGGATGAAGGATATCACTCAGCCTTTAAAACAGGCTGACTTATTTATTGTACCATCACGCCATGAGCCCCTTGGCAGTGTAACCATGGAGGCATGGTCAGCCAAGTTGCCTGTCATTGCGGCAGACACTATGGGCCCTGCCAGTGTGATTACACCCAATAAAGATGGCATTTTTTTCCCCATTGATGATATAGCAGCCTTAACAGATATTTTGAACGGATGTGTGCGGGGTGATTATGATTTGCAAATGTTGGCGGAGGAGGGACGCAAAACCTTCGAAAGGAATCATTCGGCGGATGTAATCGTCAAACAGTATATTGATCTCATTCGGGCACCACTGGGCCGCAAAGTTTAA
- a CDS encoding CCA tRNA nucleotidyltransferase has translation MRSVANLTLKFHITDPRVERIICDLNTSPWQTKLVGGAVRDAIMGKHSYDLDCATTASPTDVIAILERHSLKPITVGIAFGTVGCVLASGYTIEITHLRKDTLSDGRYATARITDDWHTDAQRRDFTMNALYADLDGTVYDPLGRGFRDLQEGCVCFIGEPSARITEDYLRILRYYRFYAHFGRLHPRAVDQLAIATHREGLARISRERIKKELSGLFTGTYRLTAVGYLLTSGVWEQIFKAPAQYFDIERMKRADDLQHTRMIRDSPYNEELAFRFPYLFYFYALLKPEHHSSLESILRKALSFSKNESNYIQKLKACMQDFITHPVTVSSLDQGTINCFLYTHGKSVFIQALLLAWIDGSFISGADQASLVSAITTTNVPEFPVRGTDISALYPNIVGKNMGKALHMTERWWFARQCTASKKECLDFIKDIPLTTVT, from the coding sequence ATGCGCAGTGTTGCAAACTTAACGCTTAAATTTCACATTACTGACCCCCGTGTAGAGCGCATTATCTGTGACTTGAATACATCGCCTTGGCAAACAAAATTAGTAGGAGGAGCCGTGCGCGATGCAATCATGGGCAAGCACAGCTATGACCTTGATTGCGCTACTACTGCGTCACCCACTGATGTCATTGCAATCCTGGAGCGTCATAGCCTAAAGCCAATAACTGTGGGCATTGCTTTTGGAACAGTGGGGTGTGTACTTGCTTCTGGATATACAATCGAGATTACACACCTTCGCAAAGACACACTTTCGGATGGGCGATACGCAACTGCACGTATAACAGATGACTGGCATACGGATGCTCAGCGGCGGGATTTCACAATGAACGCGCTTTATGCGGATCTTGATGGCACTGTTTATGACCCACTGGGGAGGGGATTTCGTGACCTTCAGGAAGGATGCGTGTGCTTTATCGGTGAACCGTCAGCACGTATCACAGAAGATTACCTAAGAATTTTACGTTACTATCGCTTTTATGCGCACTTTGGACGTTTACACCCGCGTGCGGTGGACCAACTAGCCATAGCCACCCACCGTGAGGGACTTGCGAGGATATCACGCGAGCGCATTAAAAAAGAGCTTAGTGGTCTTTTTACAGGAACCTATCGTTTAACCGCCGTTGGATACCTTTTAACCAGCGGTGTTTGGGAACAGATTTTTAAAGCTCCCGCGCAATATTTTGATATAGAACGCATGAAACGTGCCGATGATTTGCAGCATACGCGTATGATACGGGACAGCCCGTATAACGAAGAGCTGGCGTTTCGTTTTCCCTATTTGTTTTATTTTTATGCTCTTTTAAAGCCCGAGCATCACTCAAGTCTTGAGTCTATTTTGAGAAAGGCCCTGAGTTTTTCTAAAAATGAATCCAATTATATACAAAAGCTTAAGGCCTGCATGCAAGACTTTATCACACACCCTGTAACCGTATCCTCGTTAGATCAAGGAACGATCAATTGCTTTCTCTATACACACGGAAAAAGCGTTTTTATCCAGGCTCTGTTGCTTGCGTGGATTGATGGGTCTTTCATTTCTGGTGCGGATCAAGCCTCTTTGGTATCTGCGATAACAACTACCAATGTCCCAGAGTTTCCCGTGCGGGGAACAGACATCAGCGCCCTATATCCTAATATTGTGGGAAAAAATATGGGAAAAGCTTTACACATGACTGAACGTTGGTGGTTTGCGCGACAGTGCACTGCAAGCAAAAAAGAGTGCTTGGATTTTATCAAGGACATTCCCCTGACTACTGTCACATAA
- a CDS encoding VacJ family lipoprotein yields MTCKKNIYFLIFSLTLSVALSPSVCGKNSDIPDLQGFQAPVVQSQDIDDEDDENDEMDDEIDDPFEFVNRLTFGVNQSLDAIVLKPAAHVYQGLIPQGARNAVSNFIENVGEPVSVLNHFFQQNSAGIGASVKRLFINTFMGFFGFFDVASEIGIKSKKQRFMDTLSKADLGPGPYFVLPILGPSNLRDSFGLAVDWLTDPFGWMVADRGTDHTTAWMGTRILDARTKLMNLIDAMNKSPDPYARYRFMYNEFRRSANADTSTYEAPVPQGAVTLVFDDEPDTKLRNKSTTVSDETKPEEPETEEPEAAVAPISS; encoded by the coding sequence ATGACCTGTAAAAAAAATATTTACTTTCTTATTTTTTCTCTCACGCTTAGCGTGGCATTGTCACCCTCCGTTTGCGGGAAAAACAGTGACATCCCAGACTTGCAGGGCTTTCAGGCACCAGTAGTGCAATCGCAGGATATCGATGATGAAGACGACGAGAATGATGAAATGGATGATGAAATTGACGATCCGTTTGAGTTTGTGAATCGCCTCACTTTCGGAGTTAATCAATCGCTTGATGCTATTGTTCTAAAGCCCGCTGCACACGTTTACCAAGGTCTTATACCCCAAGGGGCGCGCAATGCCGTAAGTAACTTTATTGAAAACGTGGGTGAGCCTGTGAGTGTTCTTAATCACTTTTTTCAACAAAATTCTGCTGGTATCGGTGCATCAGTAAAGCGCTTGTTTATCAATACCTTTATGGGATTTTTTGGTTTTTTTGATGTGGCTTCTGAAATAGGCATAAAATCAAAGAAACAGCGCTTTATGGATACTCTTTCTAAGGCTGATCTTGGCCCCGGACCCTATTTTGTACTCCCTATTTTGGGACCGTCAAATCTACGTGATTCCTTCGGATTGGCCGTTGACTGGTTAACTGATCCTTTTGGATGGATGGTTGCAGATCGTGGAACAGACCATACAACCGCGTGGATGGGAACACGGATTCTTGATGCTCGCACAAAATTGATGAATCTTATTGATGCAATGAATAAGTCTCCAGACCCTTATGCCCGTTATCGCTTCATGTACAATGAATTCCGCCGTAGTGCGAATGCTGATACATCTACCTATGAGGCACCAGTACCCCAAGGAGCTGTGACGCTTGTTTTTGATGATGAGCCTGATACAAAATTGCGAAACAAGAGCACCACTGTAAGCGACGAAACAAAACCTGAAGAACCTGAGACCGAAGAACCTGAAGCAGCTGTTGCTCCTATATCAAGTTAA
- a CDS encoding ferredoxin family protein, translated as MTYVVTDGCVNCKYTDCVEVCPVDCFYEGENFLAINPAECIDCGVCVPFCPVDAIKPDTEPGMEKWVAVNQKYATQWPNIRRKIPAPIDANAWKDIENKFIRYFSEKPGKNE; from the coding sequence ATGACGTATGTCGTAACTGATGGGTGCGTAAACTGTAAATACACTGATTGTGTAGAGGTTTGTCCTGTGGATTGTTTTTATGAAGGAGAGAATTTTCTCGCCATTAATCCTGCGGAATGTATCGATTGCGGCGTGTGTGTTCCTTTTTGTCCCGTCGATGCTATTAAGCCAGATACCGAGCCTGGTATGGAAAAATGGGTTGCAGTTAATCAAAAATACGCAACACAATGGCCAAATATTCGTCGCAAAATCCCCGCTCCTATTGATGCCAATGCTTGGAAAGACATTGAAAACAAATTTATAAGGTATTTCAGTGAAAAACCGGGTAAGAATGAGTGA
- the murA gene encoding UDP-N-acetylglucosamine 1-carboxyvinyltransferase has translation MDKITITGGKPLHGAIHISGAKNAALPLLCVTLLTNQAITLTNVPKLADVESMLTLLEHLGTHVENRILSDRTLVLQTPTLASHEAPYDIVRKMRASILSLGPLLAREGKARVSLPGGCAIGTRPVNFHIEGLRTMGATIAIENGYIEATAPHGLTGAEIVLPLPSVTGTENLMMAAALAHGTTTLINAASEPEIGDLANCLLQMGVTITGIGTSTLRITGVPNLTGATHAIIADRIEAGTYAVAALITDGELELIGANLDTLPVFRQALERAGALFTPTAQGFTVKRNRPRMQGVDVITEYYPGFATDLQAQFMVLMSLAEGVSVIKETIWENRFMHVPELSRMGADIRTEGNNAFVQGKKSLNPAEVMATDLRASVSLVLAALATKGETTISRVYHLDRGYENIEQKLSAVGATISRIVGEPV, from the coding sequence ATGGATAAAATTACGATTACTGGAGGGAAACCCCTACACGGGGCTATCCATATTAGTGGGGCGAAAAATGCAGCTCTTCCTTTGTTGTGTGTGACATTGCTCACGAATCAGGCAATCACGCTCACGAATGTACCGAAGCTTGCCGATGTTGAATCAATGCTGACGTTGCTAGAACATCTTGGTACACACGTTGAAAACCGTATTCTCAGTGATCGCACGCTTGTTCTTCAAACGCCCACACTTGCTAGCCATGAGGCTCCCTATGATATCGTACGCAAAATGCGTGCATCAATTTTGTCTCTTGGTCCCCTCCTCGCACGTGAGGGAAAAGCGCGTGTTTCACTTCCTGGAGGATGTGCTATTGGGACGCGCCCTGTGAACTTTCACATCGAAGGTCTGCGCACAATGGGAGCAACAATTGCTATTGAGAATGGTTATATCGAAGCGACAGCTCCCCACGGATTAACTGGTGCTGAAATTGTGCTTCCTCTTCCCTCGGTAACAGGAACTGAAAATCTTATGATGGCAGCGGCTTTAGCACACGGCACTACTACTCTTATCAATGCCGCCTCAGAACCTGAGATTGGGGATTTGGCGAACTGTCTTCTACAAATGGGGGTAACAATCACAGGGATTGGCACATCAACGCTTCGCATAACAGGAGTTCCTAATCTTACAGGTGCCACGCATGCCATTATTGCTGATCGCATTGAAGCAGGCACATACGCCGTAGCTGCCCTCATTACGGACGGAGAATTGGAACTTATTGGTGCTAACCTAGACACCCTTCCTGTGTTTCGTCAAGCCCTGGAACGAGCAGGTGCTTTGTTTACGCCTACCGCTCAAGGCTTTACGGTTAAGCGCAACCGCCCACGTATGCAAGGTGTTGATGTCATTACGGAGTACTACCCTGGTTTTGCAACAGATCTTCAAGCACAATTTATGGTACTGATGAGCCTCGCTGAGGGTGTTTCTGTGATCAAAGAAACAATCTGGGAGAATCGCTTTATGCACGTCCCAGAGCTTTCCCGCATGGGAGCTGATATTCGTACAGAAGGCAATAACGCCTTCGTCCAGGGAAAAAAGTCCCTGAATCCGGCAGAAGTCATGGCGACTGATCTTCGTGCCTCGGTAAGTCTTGTCTTGGCTGCCCTTGCCACGAAAGGAGAAACAACCATAAGTCGTGTCTATCATCTTGATCGTGGTTATGAAAATATTGAACAAAAGCTTTCAGCTGTTGGAGCTACAATTAGCCGCATTGTTGGCGAACCAGTCTAG
- a CDS encoding glycosyltransferase family 4 protein, whose product MRILNVMFNKGVGGVEQVFSDTTHLFLSWGWSTYTLTHVDAQSNAPLANMPLQPSASLTLRPNVLLPLLSTWKLRRFARKHAIDLVLIHNGKYANFVCRALKHLPRVGYAHGTAPKNLHGCDHIITLTDTMKAQFLAQNFPKSSLTTLPHALDCTLYSLPSSRLFFPDGKVRLGYLGRIERAKGIDTLIQAVSKLKSDNLDISLILAGSGRPAYLHKVKQSIHTQGLTHVVAWEGWIGDKKDFFSKIDILILPSHSESFGLVILEAFAHGVPVIASDTDGPMSIITPNHDGFIFPRAEENSLAATVNALIHDPHKLDACARNAFDTLHTRYDTSNSQKTLRALLEKILRKKQERKPLESL is encoded by the coding sequence GTGCGTATTCTTAATGTCATGTTCAACAAGGGAGTTGGTGGTGTTGAGCAAGTTTTTTCGGACACCACACATCTTTTTTTATCATGGGGATGGTCCACGTACACACTTACACATGTGGACGCACAAAGTAATGCGCCATTGGCCAACATGCCCCTGCAGCCTTCTGCGAGTCTAACATTGCGTCCCAATGTTTTGCTTCCACTTTTGTCTACCTGGAAACTGCGACGGTTTGCCCGCAAACATGCCATTGATCTTGTTTTGATCCACAATGGTAAATATGCAAACTTTGTCTGCCGTGCGCTCAAACATCTTCCCCGAGTGGGTTACGCTCACGGCACAGCACCCAAAAATCTCCATGGGTGCGATCACATTATTACCCTTACAGATACCATGAAGGCCCAGTTTCTAGCACAGAATTTCCCCAAAAGTAGCCTAACCACACTTCCCCATGCTCTTGATTGCACACTGTATTCACTACCCTCTTCCCGCCTATTTTTTCCCGACGGAAAAGTTCGTTTGGGATATCTTGGAAGAATCGAGCGAGCAAAAGGTATTGATACCCTCATTCAGGCCGTTTCAAAACTGAAGTCTGATAATCTGGATATTTCTCTCATACTTGCAGGGTCTGGGCGTCCCGCATACCTTCATAAAGTGAAGCAATCAATTCATACACAAGGCCTCACACACGTGGTTGCATGGGAAGGTTGGATCGGCGATAAAAAAGACTTTTTTTCAAAAATTGATATTCTGATTCTTCCCTCACACTCTGAAAGCTTTGGACTTGTTATTTTAGAGGCATTTGCTCACGGTGTTCCTGTCATTGCATCTGATACAGATGGACCTATGAGTATTATTACACCAAATCATGATGGGTTTATCTTCCCCCGTGCTGAGGAAAACTCTCTTGCGGCAACAGTGAATGCGCTTATACATGATCCACACAAATTAGACGCGTGTGCGCGCAATGCTTTTGATACCTTGCACACACGCTATGATACAAGCAATTCCCAGAAAACTCTTCGAGCACTTCTGGAAAAAATTTTACGGAAAAAACAAGAAAGAAAACCTCTGGAATCCTTGTAA